One part of the Hydrogenobacter sp. T-2 genome encodes these proteins:
- the secF gene encoding protein translocase subunit SecF → MKNIPFMSFRYYAYGVSLLLVLLSLLSLFYRGLNLGLDFTGGSVIEVKFEKPVKVGEVRKLLEDAGYSHFQVQDTAQGTVIVKLRLGDPTQPALESLKNLSSYELIRSESIGGIITSELRQKAIWAMLIAIGGILLYLGYRFEPLWALGAVLALAHDVLIVVGAYSISQREVNLDVVAALLIVAGYSVSDTVVVFDRIRENLRIRKGTPFRDLIDLSINQTLARTLMTSLTTFVVSLMLFVFGGPALSNIMFAFVVGVVVGTLSSIFVASALVYDIKHRLKAQPVGV, encoded by the coding sequence ATGAAAAACATACCCTTTATGAGTTTTAGATATTACGCTTATGGTGTATCCCTCTTGCTTGTCCTTTTGAGCCTTTTATCCCTTTTTTACAGGGGTCTCAATCTTGGGCTTGACTTTACGGGTGGTAGCGTTATTGAGGTAAAGTTTGAAAAACCTGTAAAGGTTGGGGAGGTAAGAAAACTCCTTGAAGATGCGGGTTATTCTCACTTTCAAGTGCAAGACACAGCACAGGGAACAGTTATAGTAAAGCTAAGACTTGGAGACCCAACACAGCCTGCCCTTGAAAGCCTAAAAAACCTGTCAAGCTACGAACTAATAAGGTCTGAAAGCATAGGAGGAATAATAACCTCTGAGCTTCGTCAAAAGGCAATATGGGCGATGCTAATTGCCATTGGAGGCATACTACTTTACCTTGGATACAGGTTTGAACCTCTTTGGGCTTTGGGAGCGGTTTTGGCTTTGGCTCATGACGTTCTTATAGTAGTGGGTGCTTACTCTATAAGTCAAAGGGAGGTAAACCTTGATGTGGTGGCCGCTCTTTTGATAGTGGCGGGTTATTCTGTCTCGGACACGGTAGTGGTCTTTGACAGGATAAGGGAAAACCTCAGGATAAGGAAGGGAACACCCTTTAGAGACTTGATAGACCTCTCCATAAACCAAACCCTTGCCAGAACCCTTATGACCTCTCTTACCACCTTTGTGGTTTCTCTTATGCTCTTTGTGTTTGGCGGTCCTGCTCTTTCTAATATAATGTTTGCCTTTGTGGTGGGTGTAGTGGTGGGAACTTTGTCCTCAATATTCGTGGCAAGTGCTCTGGTATACGACATCAAGCACAGGCTAAAAGCCCAGCCTGTAGGTGTATAA